Proteins from one Primulina huaijiensis isolate GDHJ02 chromosome 18, ASM1229523v2, whole genome shotgun sequence genomic window:
- the LOC140965189 gene encoding GATA transcription factor 19-like, which translates to MMHRCGSSNMVGGCTCGMYHPTRGNSFSMLFSKNNDGYLDFDEGDMYSFATNSPPSSVDCTLSLGTPSTRLISNEKKRSSCIPGFGWNNFPPSKQMSSPPTTVKSHRGGNNIGHSGRDPLLARRCANCDTTSTPLWRNGPRGPKSLCNACGIRFKKEERRATAAASITNGGGGDPQNAMNDSCAAPPQRTLYHPSSYTNEFRLAEEDDHRNSISWRFNVTDRPSLVHNFTS; encoded by the exons ATGATGCACAGGTGCGGTAGTTCGAACATGGTGGGGGGTTGTACGTGTGGCATGTACCATCCTACTCGTGGGAATTCATTTTCGATGCTTTTCTCCAAGAATAATGATGGATATCTTGACTTCGATGAAGGGGATATGTACTCTTTCGCTACTAATTCTCCGCCGTCTTCTGTTGATTGTACTCTTTCTCTGGGCACGCCTTCCACTCGTCTGATCAGTAATGAGAAAAAGCGGTCTTCTTGCATTCCTGGCTTTGGATGGAACAATTTTCCACCTTCTAAACAAATGTCTTCGCCGCCGACCACTGTCAAGAGTCACCGTGGAGGAAATAATATTGGACACTCCGGCAGGGATCCTCTCCTGGCCCGCCGATGTGCTAATTGCGACACCACTTCTACTCCTCTCTGGAGGAACGGTCCCAGAGGCCCTAAG TCACTGTGCAATGCATGCGGGATACGTTTCAAGAAAGAAGAGAGAAGAGCCACGGCAGCCGCCTCCATCACCAACGGCGGCGGCGGCGACCCTCAAAACGCGATGAATGATTCATGTGCGGCTCCACCTCAGAGAACTCTCTATCATCCTTCTTCCTACACAAACGAGTTCCGATTAGCAGAAGAAGACGATCATCGCAACTCGATTTCGTGGCGGTTCAACGTCACAGACAGGCCAAGTCTTGTTCACAACTTTACATCATGA